From the genome of Papaver somniferum cultivar HN1 chromosome 2, ASM357369v1, whole genome shotgun sequence, one region includes:
- the LOC113349974 gene encoding fructokinase-1-like produces the protein MQTLKFPISCHISTISLNHKIDYGFSSTVSPHIKLPYIVNCKGIEISTQKSSSINSFNFSGHNGVVDGSSFIKNVSLRDADIATLGNLCVDIVLNVPTLPPPSLNERKAYMERLSASRPDKRYWEAGGNCNVAIAAARLGLNCVTIGNVGNEVYGRFLLDVLHNEGIGMVRMNENTDDVVESVFYETLLCWVLVDPLQRHGFCSRADFSSEPAFGWMRVLSKNVKMAIKRSKILFCNGYTFDELSPVLIISVLEYSIEVGTSFFFDPGPRGKTLATGTPEEQRALDQCLRMSDVLLLTSDEAESLTGITNPILAGQELLRKGVRTKWVIVKMGPKGSILIRSSSITCAPTFKVNVIDTVGCGDSFVAAIACGFIHNMPTVYSLALANAVGAATAMGCGAGRNVATLEKVIELVKVSDLNEDESLSNLLDLENIPNLPEIILLSKALMNGINAHMMNHVSLQKVVCELLPKLENVHQNRIISS, from the exons ATGCAAACCCTCAAATTCCCAATTTCTTGCCACATATCTACAATCTCACTAAACCATAAGATCGACTATGGATTTTCATCAACAGTATCTCCGCACATTAAACTACCTTACATCGTCAACTGTAAAGGAATTGAAATTTCTACCCAAAAATCTAGCTCCATTAACTCATTTAACTTCTCTGGACACAATGGAGTAGTAGATGGTAGCAGTTTTATAAAAAATGTTAGTCTTAGAGATGCTGATATTGCTACTCTTGGTAATCTCTGTGTTGATATAGTTCTTAATGTTCCTACTTTGCCCCCACCTTCGCTCAATGAGAGAAAAGCTTATATGGAACGATTATCTGCTTCTCGTCCTGACAAG aGATATTGGGAAGCTGGTGGTAACTGCAATGTGGCTATAGCTGCGGCGAGACTAGGACTTAATTGTGTTACAATTGGCAATGTGGGTAATGAAGTATATGGACGTTTCCTTTTGGATGTGCTTCATAACGAAGGGATTGGTATGGTTCGAATGAATGAAAATACTGATGATGTTGTTGAAAGTGTGTTTTATGAAACACTTCTCTGTTGGGTATTGGTGGATCCTTTACAAAGACATGGATTTTGTAG TCGTGCTGATTTTAGCAGTGAACCTGCATTTGGATGGATGAGAGTTCTGTCTAAAAATGTAAAGATGGCAATTAAACGTTCCAAAATTCTTTTCTGTAATGGTTATACCTTTGATGAGCTCTCCCCTGTTTTGATAATCTCAGTACTTGAGTATTCCATTGAAGTTGGGACATCATTCTTTTTTGATCCCGGGCCACGAGGAAAGACTCTAGCTACTGGGACTCCTGAAGAGCAAAGAGCACTTGACCAGTGTTTGAGGATGAGTGACGTTCTACTTTTAACATCAGATGAG GCTGAATCATTGACTGGCATCACAAACCCAATTCTGGCTGGTCAAGAGCTGCTTAGGAAAGGTGTGCGCACGAAATGGGTCATCGTTAAGATGGGTCCGAAGGGCTCAATCTTAATCAGAAGTTCTAGTATTACCTGTGCACCTACGTTTAAG GTGAACGTAATTGATACGGTTGGCTGTGGAGATAGCTTTGTCGCTGCTATTGCATGTGGATTTATACACAATATGCCCACAGTTTATTCATTAGCACTAGCAAATGCAGTGGGAGCTGCAACTGCCATGGGTTGTGGAGCCGGTAGGAATGTTGCTACGTTGGAGAAGGTTATTGAGCTTGTCAAGGTTTCAGATCTGAATGAAGATGAAAGCTTATCTAACTTGCTTGATCTGGAAAACATTCCGAACTTACCTGAAATCATACTCCTTTCAAAAGCACTCATGAATGGAATAAATGCTCATATGATGAATCATGTTTCACTCCAAAAAGTGGTTTGCGAGCTTTTGCCCAAGCTTGAAAATGTACACCAAAACAGAATCATTTCATCTTGA